A DNA window from Daucus carota subsp. sativus chromosome 3, DH1 v3.0, whole genome shotgun sequence contains the following coding sequences:
- the LOC135151191 gene encoding uncharacterized protein LOC135151191, with amino-acid sequence MSEEEIANFAKTALEASDPAADPSTRVQWNSMIGGEMVHIVGSMVEDILLKMERKVEEEKERRLAAEKDYTDPEELSEEERGGPEAGADAGANASAASGADASAASGAGATAAADGAASDSDVTLD; translated from the exons ATGTCTGAAGAAGAGATCGCGAATTTTGCAAAAACCGCACTAGAGGCCTCCGATCCAGCTGCCGATCCAAGTACAAGGGTTCAATGGAATTCTATGATTGGTGGGGAGATGGTACACATTGTGGGGTCGATGGTCGAGGATATACTCCTCAAAATGGAAAGGAAGGTTGAAGAG GAAAAGGAACGCAGACTCGCAGCGGAGAAGGATTATACTGATCCAGAGGAGCTGTCGGAGGAGGAACGCGGGGGACCCGAAGCCGGTGCTGATGCGGGTGCCAATGCTAGTGCTGCTTCGGGAGCGGATGCTAGTGCTGCTTCCGGAGCGGGTGCTACTGCCGCTGCGGATGGAGCTGCTTCCGATTCAGATGTTACATTAGATTAG
- the LOC135151716 gene encoding uncharacterized protein LOC135151716 → MIIALMARKGKGKGKAKETTKGKGKGKAKETTSTRKGKGKSSTLAIRDEPTDSDEGGENPNEEEVPRRRVIRRPRSHSAGLFGKVPPKPIRINISGGHIEDDQAKKTLLAIVRERWPVGHYTFTDIVEYDDEWLKHVVEEFNLYFKQQKGQSRSEAKNIIEKHIKNTIKRTLNELKTNIEQKSKESGKSKLSLRPGYWSELFWKDLLNYWEKNEGHLHRSSVGSTNRKNVERLHSAGARSFNKVKEEMKRKERGKNPTRLEVWNLTHTRVGSDPEHPVYTTPAAMAIAIIK, encoded by the exons ATGATCATTGCCTTAATGGCAAGAAAAGGCAAGGGCAAGGGGAAGGCCAAGGAGACAACCAAAGGCAAGGGAAAAGGGAAAGCCAAGGAGACAACTTCCACTCGGAAGGGTAAAGGAAAGTCTAGCACCTTGGCTATACGTGATGAGCCAACTGATTCGGATGAAGGCGGGGAGAATCCGAATGAAGAGGAAGTTCCAAGACGAAGGGTAATTAGGAGGCCACGATCCCATTCAGCCGGTTTGTTTGGAAAAGTCCCTCCGAAACCAATCCGTATCAATATTTCAGGAGGACA TATTGAAGATGATCAAGCAAAGAAGACTTTGCTTGCTATTGTTCGTGAAAGGTGGCCCGTTGGACATTACACGTTCACCGACATTGTTGAATATGATGATGAATGGCTAAAACACGTAGTCGAGGAATTTAAT TTATATTTCAAGCAACAAAAGGGACAAAGCCGGTCCgaagcaaaaaatataattgagaaGCATATCAAGAACACAATAAAGAGGACGTTGAATGAGCTCAAGACAAATATTGAGCAAAAATCAAAGGAAAGCGGAAaatcaaaattgagtttaagaCCTGGATATTGGTCTGAACTTTTTTGGAaggatttattaaattattgggAAAAGAATGAGGGGCACTTGCATAGGTCATCCGTTGGATCTACGAACCGCAAGAACGTCGAGCGGTTGCATAGTGCCGGTGCCCGGTCTTTTAATAAAGTGAAGgag GAAATGAAAAGGAAGGAACGAGGAAAGAATCCAACTCGCCTTGAAGTATGGAACCTGACGCATACAAGGGTTGGAAGTGATCCCGAGCACCCCGTGTATACCACGCCTGCTGCAATGGCCATAGCGATAATTAAATGA
- the LOC135151715 gene encoding uncharacterized protein LOC135151715 — MFYDLPYWSSHSLRHSIDIMHTEKNVFENIFFTIVGGKKSKDHHKARSDCKHFGVLPHLWIDENGKKPKAPYSLSRKQLKLLCQWIESLKLPDGYVSNISRCCNAKECKFFGFKSHDCHIFLQKLLPLSIRELLPGPIVDALTMISNFFQELCSSVITISDLDLMTKSVIRALCLLETIFPQTWFDSMEHLVIHLAEEIRLAGPAYWHWMYPIERLLGKFKQKVGNKARVEGSIAERYMEEEILNFCSFYFATDSIHNKIRRNEARFDGDGSEKLEVFEYPIECLGKEGSRYLTDKERKLAEEYVLLNSPEIQPYLRRFTDRVMSQRPETTPQQLDCYIKTRFKDWLLKKVGRNDVNRPLLQYLFEGPAMRVMTFETCKVNGYKFCTRTSSGSGVIVKGTSHDNNSDYYGQLEEIVKLIYRGGNYVYLFKCIWFDSVGNGVVIDKNRVVTVDITSRLKSDEIFILASQASQVYYAPSVLNPHGKYFTVVKSKSRPISESIKISNDIEEAYQEDRSNATSAFSIFVDFAQYGSLPFVRHEEDEQEEEDKDEEE, encoded by the exons ATGTTCTATGATCTCCCTTATTGGTCTTCACATAGTTTGCGACATTCCATTGATATCATGCATACCGAAAAAAATGTGTTTGAGAACATATTTTTTACCATTGTTGGGGGCAAGAAGTCAAAAGATCACCACAAGGCAAGGTCGGATTGCAAACACTTCGGTGTGTTGCCTCATTTGTGGATTGATGAAAAtggcaaaaaaccaaaagctcCGTACTCTCTTAGTAGAAAACAACTCAAACTTCTATGTCAGTGGATTGAGTCGTTGAAACTTCCAGACGGTTATGTCTCAAATATATCTCGTTGTTGCAATGCTAAGGAGTGTAAGTTTTTTGGATTTAAATCGCATGATTGTCatattttccttcaaaaatTGTTGCCTCTATCAATTCGCGAGCTTCTACCGGGACCAATTGTGGATGCCTTGACAatgatttccaatttttttcaagaattatGTTCATCTGTGATTACGATATCCGACTTGGATCTAATGACGAAATCGGTTATTAGAGCTTTGTGTttattggaaacaatttttcctcagacTTGGTTTGATTCGATGGAGCATTTGGTAATACATTTAGCAGAAGAAATTAGACTAGCAGGACCCGCTTATTGGCATTGGATGTATCCAATTGAACGGTTATTAGGGAAATTTAAACAAAAGGTTGGTAATAAAGCGCGAGTCGAGGGTTCGATTGCCGAACGTTATATGGAAGAGGAGATTCTTAATTTTTGTTCCTTCTACTTTGCCACGGactcaattcataataaaatacgTCGCAATGAAGCTCGTTTTGATGGTGATGGCTCCGAAAAATTAGAAGTTTTTGAATATCCAATTGAATGTCTTGGTAAAGAGGGAAGTCGTTATTTGACCGATAAAGAGCGAAAGTTAGCAGAAGAATATGTACTTCTAAACTCTCCAGAAATTCAACCTTATCTAAg gcGGTTTACAGATCGTGTTATGAGTCAACGTCCGGAGACAACACCTCAACAATTAGATTGTTACATAAAGACCCGATTTAAAGATTGGTTATTGAAAAAg GTTGGACGAAATGATGTAAACCGACCTCTTCTTCAATATTTGTTTGAGGGACCGGCTATGCGGGTAATGACATTTGAGACTTGTAAAGTCAATGGATACAAATTTTGTACGAGAACATCTTCCGGTTCCGGTGTCATTGTTAAGGGCACTTCGCATGATAACAATAGTGATTATTATGGACAATTGGAGGAAATTGTCAAGCTTATTTATCGAGGaggaaattatgtatatttattcaaatgtaTATGGTTTGATAGTGTCGGAAATGGTGTTGTGATTGATAAAAATAGGGTCGTGACCGTGGATATTACTTCAAGATTGAAGTCGGATGAGATTTTTATTTTGGCTAGTCAAGCTTCCCAGGTTTACTATGCTCCCAGTGTATTGAATCCACATGGCAAATATTTTACGGTCGTCAAGTCTAAAAGTCGTCCGATAAGCGAAtctatcaaaatatcaaatgataTTGAAGAAGCTTATCAAGAAGATAGATCAAATGCTACTAGTGCATTCtctatatttgttgattttgcacaATATGGTTCCTTACCGTTCGTTCGacatgaagaagatgaacaagaagaagaagacaaagatgaagaaga GTAA